The genome window AACACAGATCATCTCTGttacacagaagaaagaaaggattgGTGCTGGTTACCCTTTGTACCTCTGGGAAGAGAGACAGACTCTCCTGAGCAGAACATGTCGTCATCTTCAGTCCTCGTGTCAGCTGCTTGGAAACCAGTTGAAAAATCTGGGAGAGCACTGGTTGTCACCATAGTTTCTGGAAAAGTGTCATTTGTTGTCACAGCAAATGTTGGGGTAGCAATGGTCTCCAGTGTAATTACTGCTGGAGACTCAGTGGTTGCAGTTGTTGCATTGGGGACGGTGGTTGTCAGAAGGACAGCAGTCTCCGCTGTTGCTTGATGATTGGTGTTTTCAGTGGTTGTTTTGGGGATGGTGGTTGTCAGGAGGACAGCAGTCTCCGCTGTTGCTTGATGATCAGAGGTTCCTTGGGGAGCAaaagttgtttttctgaaatgtttgggGGAAATAGGAGCCTTTCTTGTGGTGGTTATCATCACTGGAGGGGCTGCATGGGAAAAACACAGCCAAGAGAAAACTAGATCAGAGCATTCACAAGCAACTCTGAGGAAAGCCAACccagaaatgaatgaaaattatCTAGCTGCTAAAATACTGAGAATGAAGGTGGGAGAGTCGCTATTTAAAAAGGTTGTTTAGTTAGCAGAAAGCATGTCCAAGTCAGAGCAACTCCCAGATTtacagatttgctttttttttttggtaggtcTCAAACACCCTCTGGTCAAGGGTGAACTCTTACAGAAATGGAAGGGCCAGAACTTTGTGTGGTAGAACCCAAAAACTTGCAAACTTcatgattttgcttttcaatgtcctcataaaaataaaataaataaaatagctcAATTTTCAGCTACAAGCTTCTTGCTAATCTTTTCTTCTGGTCCTTTTTCATGAACTCTGTTGCCTTCAAACTCAGGGATAGATATGGGAttgcagcattttttcccccactctcCTGTTATATCATTTACAACAGGCACACAAGAGTCCTGTGGTCCTGTGTAGATTCCTGAACACCCTGtaaaagtcaagaaaaaaattgtctctCTGCAGTGTGGAGAGTGGgtaccatctttttttctgtgttttgcaatGCTTTTCAATCTCTTCTTTACTTAAGACACTTACTTTATCCTGCAGATCAGCAAAATAATAGGCAGGGGGAAAAGTCCTTCAAGACTCTGAGACAAAATTTCTAAATACATGGGTCTCCTTATGACATGAACTAAATGAAAGCCTTTTCAGTGTTGGGGTGAACCccaaatgaaaaactgaatttcattCCAAGAGCTCTTCAAATGATAAATCCCTTTTTAAATTCCATCatcttttaaaacttcaaatatAGCTacacaatgaaaaattaaatatttcatttgaaaagcaaaaaaaaggtaaaagttaCTATTTTCTCATCAAAACTGCTCATTGAATGCAGTTCAAATGGGCAACTGGTTGCAGACCTCCCTTGAAAACTATGTAATTTAGGAAAAACACTTTTTGCCAAAACTCACCTCTGTCTACCTCCAGTCGCATGTTCTGTTTGATGTCGTTGAACCAACCTGGGATCTCTACACGGCAGCAGTAGGTACCTGCATCTTCTGCCTTCACTTTTCCAATTGTGAGAGACACATCTCCATAGGAAATATAGCCCTGGAGATTGTATCTCTGAGACTTTCTGAACGTCACCCTATTACCAGTGGTGTGCAAAATTTCGTTACTGCACTTTGAATTTGGGCATGGGCCTCTGCCCCAGCATATATCGGAGATGTCCTTTTGTCGTGCCACCTGGTAGAAGCAAGGCAACTGAACAGGTTGCCCTATTACTCCTCTAACAACAGCTTCGGATGCAGTGTGGGCTGTCAAGGAAGAACAAGGAAAGATGAGCGTTAGCAGTCTTTGATGCACAACTCTACCTATGCAACACAATGagtcaggaaaagaaacactcctgcctgcaggcaggccACTTTTCCTGATCCCCCGAgccttccccagcagcctgtGGCAGCTAATGGCCCAGGGCACGATGGGTGACAGCCGGGAGCTCGTGGGTGTtggcttgctgctgctctggcccCAGCCAGCTGCTCATGAAACACATCACTCATATCAAACATGTGGTGAGCGAAGCTGAGGTCTGTTGCTGGCAGCTCGAGTGCAGACTAGACCTGTGCAAATGGAATTTGGGGGCTCTGCTCCCATCCCATATCCTCTCCCACAGGACCGTTTGAAAGTTGTTCAGAAACCTGGTGTGAAATACATCTGGTTTTCTCAGCCCACCATTATCTCCCTCAAAAAAGGAAATGCGGTCATAGTTGCCTTTCTCTGACAGTCTCAATAGCAGGGTCCAAAATACCTATTCATGTGTGAAATTAGGCCTAATTAAGCTGGCAGAACAGTGGGATCTGTCTATGGGAACCTGTTCTCAGGAAGTGCactgctttttcagtttctgagcCAGCCCTACCAACTATCCCAGTTACCTTGCAGAGCACTGTGTACATCAGAGCTTTAACTGCTAGCATTATACTGGTGTTAAAAAGAGCATACGCATGCTTTCCTTGTGCTCTTACTCTTAATGACCAGCTGTACTTGGTGTTCACAGCCAGTACACACCCTTAGCATCTGGTTTGAATCTTTGCTACATAATGCTCCCTCTAAACTGTCCATTCAGTTCCCAGATTGCCCTAAAAGGGATTTCTAACATAAAAGTGTCTATAGGAACAAATCTTTTCTGGTTTACATTCATCTAGTCTGTGTCAGTCCTCCAATCTTGttgcctttttccccccatgtTATCATTTACATGTGGTGGAGCAGGAactgagggacctggggctCATCCAGATCTggtcctctgctgcagcaagagGATCATCCTGCAGATCTGATGTCTCATGGCCAGCTTGCTTACCCCAAAGAGGACTTACAGCAGTTGCTGCTATTATCACCGCCTTTGGCCCTGGTTTGCCAAACATTTCTATTTTGCCAGCTGTTtgaatgccttttctttttggcaTAACTCCCAGATAGCAAACAGATGCTTCCAACTGTGTCCATgtctcttttgttttgtctttaatgGACTATTCCCCAGGTGAGGTTTTAGTCTATGGCAGGCTGCCTCATGACTTGTTATTGGGATGACATTTCGGCTTCATTATTGCTTATCCCATTGGCATGATAAGCCAACTCGTTCAGGTTTCCGCAGCTCCAAATGCTAAAAGCGTAGAGACAGACAAAACAACATGCAATATGGTGTGAAGGGCAGAAGCTTTTGCAGTGAAATGAAGGTAGGATGTGCCAAACAATGAATTCCTGAATACAGGATAAGGCTTTGCAAGATGGCTGCTTGCTTTAGTCCTTGGAAAGGGGAGGTTCATTTGCCTTgttacagcaaaacaaacagagaaaacaggctCTTTATGTGATAACAGAACAAATACAGTTCATCCAGTTGACCTTGAAAGTATCCCTAGGGAAGCAGGGGGTTTGTCACTGAGTGGGTTAACACATATTTTCATGTCACCCCAACAAAGATGGGTGTAAAACCAAGACCAGCTTGAGCCGTTCCTGGAGATACAGTCACTGCTGCTTGAGGAGAAATGGGCTTATCGTCTGTTCTTATTTCATCCCAGTCCTGCACAGCACAAAAGCAGCTTCATTAAGCAACCCtttaacaaatgaaaatttGCCTGCTCTTCTCTTTGAAAGAAGCAGAGTCCTGAgcttattaaataaataaataaagaagaagagggaagacaCAAGGCACCAGAGTGTCTCCAGTGCAGTTTCCCAACAGTATTGGTGCTAGAAAGTGACAAGTTCTGCAGTTTCAAATCCTCTTTTAATTTATGTGAAGCTAATGTTCTTAACTGCCTGCACTGCGGGTTGGTATGGAAAGCTTCAATACCACAACAGCCTTGATTCAACAATATGAACCTCTGCAAGGACTAAATAACTTCCTTCTCAGCTGCAGCCTCTTCCACAGAcgttttccaaaagaaatagtaaataGGACTGAATGAACATGTCTTTGAAATTAAGAGGTTCCTGAGACTGTTATATTGTGACACCCTAGTCTTACTGCGAGAGGAATCCTACCCTTGTCCATGGCAGTGACCCTCCTAGGCATCCAGATTTGACCCAAGGCACGCTGAGCATCAGCTATGCCTGGGtagtcccactgaagtcagtgaggtTTGCCACTCTAAGTCCTTAATCCGAGTGAGAGAGAAATGGACCTCAGATGTTTAATACATCTTCCAAAATAGAAAGGGGTATTCATAATTGTTCAGATCATACAGATACACATGTATTCATACATAGTGTCTCTTGAACCAACCCTCAGTGACAGTTGGTATTAAGTAGCAACTCCAATAGTTGCTGTTGTGGTGGTCACCTCTCCCATAGACTGGTCATTTGAAGGACAAAGACATACATCCTCCAGCCAAGATGGCTGGTTGAAAAAGAatggtttttttcttgatcgatttctggaataattttccttctttctggaAGATACTTGGCATCTTTTCCGTATCAgccttactttttaaaattttttcttgAAGCTTCTGTACTGATGAAATTGCAGAGAAAAtgactgagaaacagaaaagaatttaagTGCCCAGTCTGCTGGTTTCCTGAGTCTCAAGACTACCCATTCTCAGCGCTGAGCTGAGTTACAGAGAAGGTAACAAAAAGTCATTCTCACCCTTCTGTAGCTCTACCTATAagaaaggttttgaaaataagaCCAAATGGAGGAAAGTACCACCAAATTATTTTGAGGCTGAAGATATGGCAAGGAGAGCCctcctgtttcttctgctgagaccggcaaaaggcaaaaaatattaTGGAATTCCCTGGGCTACAGCAAAGTGCCGGCCAAGCCCCAGTTGCACAGCAGACACTGTGGAGGTTGTGTTACCTTGCCTCAATGGGGCACGGATCACCTCTTGCCCCTCAGTGTATCCCACCGCTGACCAAAATTTTCCACTACTTTTCAGATCAATTTAAGAACATCGCAGTTGCTGTAGACGTTATACATAATATTTCATCCCCGCAGAGGTTAGCCAATTGATATTTAGTCATCTGAGACAAAATTTCCTGAAATGCCTAAGTGATTTAAAAGCACAACTCCCATTAGGAGCTCATGGCCCACTGAAAGTGGGTGAACTCGCATTCCTGAGCCACCTCAGGCAATTTGGAAACTGCATTGCTGATGCCTAAATGGGCATGCAGAAATGCAGCCAATACCAACCACACTTGCAAGACCCAGCCTCCCAAGTTACTCTTCTTTGACTTCTATCTTTTTTAGGATTCAGATTTTAGATGGGTGAACTGAACATCTGGgtggaaaaagagaggaatCTCCAGCTGAGCTTTCCCATACTCAGTTCATAGCAGCAGACAGCcctcagcatttcagaaaatccTTTCTTTATCATGGATATACATTCATTGCTCTGTCAGTATTTCAATCCCCTAGCTTGGGCTGTGTCAGCACTGCAGTGTGGTGGAGACAGACAAAGAAGCAAAGCCAGCAGTACACATTTAACAGTAGTAAAGAAATATGACACTTTGTAGGGACAGGGGAACTAACCAAGCTTATATGCAGAGGAAAGCACAaacacttttcaaaagaaaaaaaacaaatctcaatCAGTATTAACTCAGTAAGTTAAGAAAATTTTTGATGTTCTGTATATAATTATGACCTTTTTGACCgttctgttttcacaaaacaagtgttactctttttaattttacaaagtttttgttttctgagcaaGCACACAAAAAGCAGGTGAAGACTCACCTATAAAGATCTGTATCATAATCCAGTGAAACATCACAACATAGGACATTTTAGCTGACGGAGACTCCGGGGCAGTGAGTGGAAGGCAAGAAAACTAGATCTTATACTTTCCAGAGATGCTGAGTGAGCCCCACTGAAGTCTCGTTTCTCCATTTCCAGATTTTTACGTACCGCAACTGCTTCTTTCCTACTCTTCCGGATAGAAGcaggtcaaaagaggtgattctcctgctgtattcagcattggtgcagcctcacctcaagtactgtgtgcagttctgggccccacaatttaagaaggttGTTAAGGTACTtgaacgagtccagaggaggccaaccaagctggtgaaagggctggaaggcatgtccgatgaggagcggctgaggactTTGGATTTGTCTAgtttggggaaaaggaggctgagggacgacctcattgctctctgcagcttcctgaggaggggaggtggagagggaggtgttgatttcttctcccaggtatcCAGTGACAGGGCATGTGGGAATAGTTCGAAGGTGGACATCAGAGTAGGAGGCTACTGCTCATTAGCTTCCTCATCCATCACACCACCACTACGTTACACTGGCAAGAAGTAGACCCCAATAGACTAGGCTCCAGCAAAGCCAGGATGCCTGGTTTCTTTCACCAGCGTGTAGCCAACTGCTGTAGCCAACTTAGTGGCAGATTCAAGCAACGTGAAGCTCAGAGAACTATTCTGAACCAAAGTGATGCCACATTGCTGCTCTGTACCTTCACATGCTTCAGTGCAGCATAAACAGCAACCCGTGGGGACAGACACAACAATACAGCAGTGTCCTATTGTTGACATTATAAGGCAGGTTAACCAGCAATCAGTAAAATATCTAATTTGCTATGTTCTACCAGGTACAGTTCATACAATGCCAAGTACACACAGCCCCAGCTGTTCTGTGAACAGGACTAATGAAACCTGATGTGTCCAGTATCCTGGAGACTTTTTCCCTGCAATGATCCCAGTTTCTCCTTTGTCTCCCATCGCTCACCATCAAGCAGTGGCTGCGAGCCAATGCCCAGCTGATGCCAGTGCAGGGAGCAGCTGAATCCCACCTGAGGCACAAGTCTGGATCTTATCCAGCTACCCATTTCCATGAAGCTTGTCAAAACAGAGTTGGTCAGTGTGTTGCTAGTGACTAGGGAAGGAAGATGATGAACACAGCATCACAACGGCTTTGTTTCTTCAGCAAGACTAGCCTATGCAACAGAGTGCAttgaaaaaaaccacccaaaatcTAAGTGTGCTGGGAAGAACCAGAAAGATGTGCctgcctttctgcttctgtatcACTATCTAGTGGCTTCTTGCCAGCACAAAAGGGGAGGCAGAGAGCTCTtccaaaaaaatcagtttgcagCTCATTAGCCTTATCATGCTCAATGTGCTGCCAGTTTGTGTGCAGCTGGATAATCTCTTAATGCGTGAACAGGCTCCAAGTGCCACCTGCACATCTCTGGGGCTCATTTTGAAATGCCTGTTCCAAGATCCACTAACAGAAGTGAAGTAATGAAAAAGCACAGGGAGCTTCTGCCTGTGTTTGTATGTATTATACAGCATATCCAAGGCGAAGTTCTTGCTCCGCGCAACATTTGCAGAGTCTGTCTACCGAGTAACtgcacagcagaaaggaaacttTAATCAACATTTTGGTTATCAGATATTCTAGAACTTTACACGGAAAACTCACTGACGTAAGAATTAGTCTGAATTAGTCtgtaatattaagaaaaaaatccttatggGCAAGCAGTTTTCATGATTAGCAGTCTTAATTCTTAATTAGCAGTCCTCATACTCCTTCAGAGCATGAGTGGTTGGAATCAGATAATTTTGGAAACCCACTTGTCTAACTCTGATCCCAGCAGAGATTGATTTGGTAAAAgttgcagaaagaagaaattgctgAAGATGTTTTCCGAGATCTAGTTCAGAGACCAGATCAGACTTCCTCCAGCTCCAGTCACGGGCTAGAGCCCACAACAGTGACGTGCTCAGCcagacagaaggaaagcaatgtCTGCAGTGGGGTCAGTAATTTTAGTTTAGTAATTGTTACTAATagtcaaatacaaaaatactatCTAACACTACAAGGTCCTTTCTAGTTTCGGTACCTTCTTACACAAGGCAACACGTGAcatgaagacagaaaatggcAGAGCTGGTTTCCTTCATTGCTTTTCCTGGCCCAGGGATCAGTAGTCACCTAATATCTGTGCTCCCACACAGAGCTCTTTAGTCAACCAAAAATTCACCTCCACCTTTTCAACCTGTTAGGCCTGGTACACCAGCAGCCCTAAGACAACACACAGCACAAgtgaaaatacaaagcacaCCAGGGTCACCTGTCCAAACTTGCTCTCCATTTCTTCATTCCTCAACAGGATGAGACTTTCCCTCCTTTGTGAGTCTTCGCAAGCACGCTCACTTGCAGTATCCCACCTTAGCCAGGCTCTCAAGGACTCCTGGGGAAATCActcccccccccagccagctCAAGCCCTCCCATCTCCACCAGCTGTGGGAAGGATGAGTAACTGCTCCACTAATCCCATCTCCCCTTAAAGCACAACCAGACCATGGCCCCAAATGTCTCAGCTGTTAACATAAATACCTACCGATTTAATTATTGCTCTTTTATGCCTCATTGGATAACACAGCTTTGTTCTTCACGTGACTCCCTTGAAAATGGTGAACTCTATCGAAAGTTTGTGGTAAATCTGCAAGTCTTCCCTGTAGCAGCAACGTCTGCTGTAGGTATTCCATGTTAGTGCTTGGGATGAGCTTGAGGGCAAAATTTGTACTGACCAATATTTGGTAAGAGTTGGTCTCTCTCCTGCCTGTAtcacttttctgctctttcaggaAGTCCCCAGcctctgtttaaaaatgtgttcttaaAAACAATTGGGGAAAATTATTCACCCACTTAAAGCTGATTTGGGTGTGTTGTGTCTACTGCTCAACAACGCATCAAGTGTTGATTCATCCCCATGAGGCTGCCTccaattctttattttaagtaaACCAAAGTTTAGTGATGCAGAGAATAAAAGCCAAGAGCCATGTCTAACAGAGGAGCAATGGAAGAAAGGCGCTAGGCCACAGATACTCCCCATTTATGAGCTAAAAGCCATCAAACAAACCCAGCATAAGACATTAGAGTTGTTTGGTATCTAGAGGGGTGTAAAGGCAGGGCAAACTTTCAGTCAATATTTTGTGCAATGTCCATGACTTCTCCACAAGCTAAGAAAAGTTAAGAATTTAATTAACTTTACAAagtagggggttttttttcatttgttttagagGCCTGGAAGTGAGACTTTCCACCCTGAGGACTTCTCAGTGCACGGGCGGGCCCGAGgagaaagccacagaaaaagtTACGTattttgcagaggaaaacacaCTTAGTCATAGTTCTCTGAAAACAAGCTGTGAATATCCTGCACACTGAAGCACTGATCCTGCAGGCTCCAAGGACATCCCATGAAGGGATGAGCATCAATAGCTCCTCCAGATTTAGCTGTGGGTGGACAGGAATTAGTACCTTGCATTACTGAGCTGTTACCAGGACTGAGTGTACCTGACT of Nyctibius grandis isolate bNycGra1 chromosome 10, bNycGra1.pri, whole genome shotgun sequence contains these proteins:
- the LOC137667760 gene encoding T-cell immunoglobulin and mucin domain-containing protein 4-like, whose product is MSYVVMFHWIMIQIFIAHTASEAVVRGVIGQPVQLPCFYQVARQKDISDICWGRGPCPNSKCSNEILHTTGNRVTFRKSQRYNLQGYISYGDVSLTIGKVKAEDAGTYCCRVEIPGWFNDIKQNMRLEVDRAPPVMITTTRKAPISPKHFRKTTFAPQGTSDHQATAETATAVLLTTTVPNATTATTESPAVITLETIATPTFAVTTNDTFPETMVTTSALPDFSTGFQAADTRTEDDDMFCSGESVSLPRVTTEFLSTFPTAEGTGSADTSLVVEDLPTAATTPPAPTMLRTPKRTLAPSGTETSSDGKAEKHDNGDQFPSYAILIACLIAVPILFVVMLSLFFWKRKHTKKFIIKSLGPAGDLQKVFSGAEGENSIFSL